A window of Cohnella herbarum contains these coding sequences:
- a CDS encoding nucleoside hydrolase, with amino-acid sequence MIMPFQIADNKRIRVIINTDPANEADDQYAIVHALLTPRFHIAGIIAAHFGTRTTTTMEESYAEASKLLKLMEMEHTVPLYKGAPHALEDASIPVVSEGAELIIREALKDDPLPLYVIFLGPLTDMASAYLMEPRIADRLTAVWIGGGTYPIGAEEFNLLNDIKAANTVFQSPIPLWQVPKNVYSMIRVSLAELAVRVRPYGEIGKYLYEQLVEFNLLPRHGARWPKGEMWMLGDSPAVSLLIDDHTFEYDLRKAPYIREDMSYEDREDGRIIRVYRYVDSRFTLEDMYAKLVLFHAYNEEKGRTSS; translated from the coding sequence ATGATCATGCCCTTCCAGATTGCCGATAACAAAAGAATACGCGTCATCATTAACACAGATCCGGCGAACGAAGCGGATGATCAATATGCGATCGTCCATGCGCTGTTGACGCCTAGGTTCCATATTGCAGGAATTATCGCGGCGCACTTCGGTACGCGTACGACAACGACAATGGAGGAATCGTATGCTGAAGCAAGCAAGCTGCTAAAGCTGATGGAGATGGAACATACGGTTCCTCTCTATAAGGGTGCTCCGCATGCGCTCGAGGATGCATCGATTCCCGTCGTCTCCGAAGGCGCCGAGCTTATTATTCGTGAGGCTTTGAAGGATGATCCGTTACCCTTGTACGTCATTTTCCTCGGTCCTCTAACAGACATGGCTTCCGCTTACTTAATGGAGCCTCGAATTGCCGACCGTTTGACAGCGGTGTGGATAGGCGGTGGAACGTACCCGATTGGAGCAGAGGAATTTAACCTGCTTAACGATATTAAAGCGGCGAATACCGTATTCCAATCTCCGATACCGTTGTGGCAGGTTCCTAAGAACGTCTATTCCATGATCCGGGTTAGCTTGGCTGAACTAGCGGTTAGAGTCCGTCCCTACGGTGAAATCGGGAAGTATCTCTATGAGCAGCTTGTTGAATTCAACCTATTACCAAGACATGGCGCAAGGTGGCCGAAAGGCGAGATGTGGATGCTCGGGGATTCTCCCGCAGTATCGCTTCTGATTGATGATCACACATTCGAATACGACTTGCGCAAGGCCCCATATATTCGCGAGGATATGAGCTACGAGGACCGGGAGGATGGACGAATCATCCGGGTATATCGTTATGTAGATTCCAGATTCACACTGGAGGACATGTACGCTAAGCTAGTATTATTCCATGCTTACAATGAAGAGAAGGGGAGAACGTCATCATGA
- a CDS encoding glycoside hydrolase family 78 protein, giving the protein MTLKIVGCKTEYAINPLGLNTLAPRLFWRIETEEQAVTQTAYQILVASSLQQLDRDDADMWDSGKVANGASIQIVYDGNPLEQEGVYYWKVRIWDGNDRQSDWSESAFWSIGLLSRAAWKGKWIGRKPVTNVISEDASGSEEHKPEMEKLLLPSPYLRKTFAIRGPIKRATAYATALGVYKLSINGTRVGGDWFAPGWTDYNVRTQVQAYDITGQLQAGINTFSVILGDGWYSGTVGFLGDKVYGERPFFLLQTNIEYEDGSRDSVVTDGSWAVTTGPILYSDMIKGETYDATKELSGWDKANYDDSAWEKPDVRPGYNGVLSATLEPPIRTTEVLKPISIRKTDTGTYIYDMGQNMVGWTEVKVTGDRGTRITLSHAEMLNPDGSMYLDNLRVAVQQNHYILKGEGEERYEPNFTFHGFRYVELIGYPGEADLDTIAGKVVHSDTPKTGSLRTSDEKVNQLYSNITWGQRGNFLSVPTDCPQRDERLGWTGDAQIFARTASYNMDVSRFFTKFYQDMLDCQQPSGAFTDVAPDAGWIRHKMWNTRLNWYAPDNSGWGDAGVVIPWTQYLMYGDTRILEANYGAMERWVEYLRCTTTNLVRPDYANYGDWLSIGADTPNEVLATAYFAYSTQLLSRIAGVLGRTDDEAHYQALFADIAAAFRGAFVDEAGVIRGHTQTVYVLALQFGLLTDDLREKAVAHLTADIKQRGDRLSTGFLGVGYLLPALTDNGRLDVAYQLLTQEEFPSWMYSIKHGATTIWERWDGWTEDNGFQTPSMNSFNHYSLGSVGEWMYRYMAGIETDAAASGFRHAIIRPRPGGTLTEVEASYESLYGTISTHWKQESEGPFRLVVAIPPNTTATVWIPKGAVSVNGMSVEDTALRGCTASGEAENCLKFDIASGTYEFLSTL; this is encoded by the coding sequence ATGACACTTAAGATTGTAGGCTGCAAAACAGAATATGCGATTAATCCGCTCGGGCTAAATACACTCGCACCCCGTCTTTTTTGGAGAATAGAAACCGAGGAGCAAGCTGTAACACAAACCGCTTATCAAATTCTCGTTGCTTCATCCCTACAGCAGCTTGATCGTGACGATGCCGATATGTGGGATAGCGGTAAAGTGGCTAACGGCGCATCCATCCAGATTGTCTATGATGGCAATCCGCTTGAGCAGGAAGGCGTATATTATTGGAAGGTTCGTATTTGGGATGGGAACGATCGGCAATCCGATTGGAGCGAGTCTGCATTCTGGAGTATCGGATTGCTCTCTCGTGCTGCTTGGAAGGGCAAATGGATCGGACGTAAGCCTGTAACGAATGTGATTTCCGAGGATGCTTCAGGATCGGAAGAGCATAAACCCGAGATGGAGAAGCTGCTATTGCCTTCCCCCTATTTACGCAAGACGTTCGCAATTCGCGGTCCGATTAAGCGTGCTACAGCTTATGCGACCGCACTTGGTGTATATAAGCTTAGCATAAACGGTACCCGTGTGGGCGGAGATTGGTTCGCGCCGGGATGGACCGATTACAATGTTCGTACGCAAGTGCAAGCCTACGATATTACGGGGCAGCTCCAAGCGGGAATCAATACGTTCAGCGTCATTTTGGGAGATGGCTGGTATTCGGGGACGGTTGGATTTCTAGGCGATAAAGTATATGGGGAAAGACCTTTCTTCCTCCTACAGACGAATATCGAGTACGAAGACGGAAGCCGCGACAGCGTAGTCACCGATGGCAGCTGGGCGGTAACGACCGGTCCGATCCTCTATTCCGACATGATTAAAGGTGAAACCTATGACGCGACGAAGGAACTGAGCGGCTGGGACAAGGCTAACTATGACGACTCTGCTTGGGAGAAGCCGGATGTGCGTCCTGGCTACAATGGCGTTCTGAGCGCAACTCTGGAACCTCCTATTCGGACGACGGAAGTCCTGAAGCCGATCAGTATTCGCAAGACGGACACCGGAACTTATATCTATGATATGGGACAAAATATGGTGGGCTGGACGGAAGTTAAGGTTACCGGCGATCGTGGAACGCGAATTACATTAAGTCATGCGGAGATGCTTAATCCGGACGGTTCGATGTATTTGGATAATTTACGCGTGGCCGTTCAGCAGAATCATTATATCCTCAAAGGCGAAGGAGAAGAGCGATACGAGCCGAACTTCACCTTTCACGGCTTTCGTTACGTCGAGCTGATCGGATATCCGGGTGAAGCGGATCTCGACACGATTGCAGGTAAGGTCGTCCATTCGGATACGCCTAAAACCGGGAGCCTGCGCACTTCCGACGAGAAGGTAAACCAGCTTTATTCGAATATTACGTGGGGTCAAAGAGGCAATTTCTTATCGGTTCCAACGGACTGTCCACAGCGCGACGAACGATTGGGTTGGACGGGAGACGCTCAAATATTTGCCCGCACGGCATCCTACAATATGGACGTTTCTCGATTTTTCACCAAGTTCTATCAAGATATGCTAGATTGCCAGCAACCATCAGGCGCATTCACTGATGTCGCTCCGGATGCAGGTTGGATTCGGCATAAAATGTGGAATACGAGACTGAATTGGTATGCGCCGGACAATTCGGGCTGGGGCGATGCGGGGGTCGTTATTCCATGGACCCAGTACCTGATGTATGGAGATACGCGTATTCTGGAAGCGAACTATGGGGCCATGGAACGTTGGGTTGAATATTTGCGTTGCACCACAACTAACCTTGTTCGTCCGGACTACGCCAATTACGGAGATTGGTTATCGATCGGGGCGGATACGCCGAATGAGGTGCTTGCAACCGCTTATTTTGCATACAGTACGCAGCTGCTATCGCGTATTGCGGGCGTTCTAGGCAGAACGGATGACGAGGCGCATTATCAAGCTTTGTTCGCGGATATTGCCGCGGCTTTCCGAGGGGCGTTCGTCGATGAAGCGGGAGTTATCCGCGGTCACACTCAAACCGTATACGTATTGGCGCTGCAATTCGGTTTATTGACCGATGATCTTCGAGAGAAGGCTGTTGCGCATCTGACGGCGGATATTAAGCAGCGAGGTGACCGACTGTCTACCGGATTCCTAGGAGTAGGTTATTTACTTCCGGCACTTACGGATAATGGTCGACTGGATGTCGCTTACCAGCTGTTAACCCAAGAGGAGTTTCCTTCTTGGATGTATTCGATCAAGCACGGTGCGACGACGATATGGGAACGTTGGGACGGTTGGACGGAGGACAATGGCTTCCAGACGCCATCCATGAACTCCTTCAATCATTACTCTCTAGGCTCCGTCGGCGAATGGATGTATCGATATATGGCGGGGATCGAGACGGACGCAGCTGCGTCCGGCTTCCGTCACGCCATCATTCGCCCGCGTCCGGGTGGAACGCTGACTGAGGTGGAAGCATCCTACGAATCGTTATACGGCACGATCTCTACGCATTGGAAGCAGGAAAGCGAAGGGCCATTCCGCCTTGTTGTCGCGATTCCTCCGAATACGACCGCTACCGTATGGATTCCGAAAGGTGCTGTATCCGTTAACGGTATGTCGGTTGAGGACACTGCTTTGCGAGGCTGTACGGCATCGGGAGAAGCCGAGAATTGTTTGAAATTCGATATCGCTTCGGGCACTTATGAATTCCTAAGCACGCTATAA
- a CDS encoding NAD(P)-dependent alcohol dehydrogenase, whose translation MKAVLCTQYGSPDVLQLQEVEKPTAKDNEILIRIHAAVVGPSDCAFRKADTFMIRLVFGLTKPRNPRQGVEFAGEVEAVGSVVKLFKKGDRVFGMSPNQFGAHAEYICLPEGKTVAIQPANATYEDAAAVCDGGLTALTFLRDLANVRSGQQVLINGASGAVGAYAVQLAKYYGAEVTGVCSTANVQLVKSLGADKVVDYTKEDFTRIGQVYDVIFDAVGKSSFSRSKGSLKPNGVYLNTVLTMGILLRMLWTTVTGGKRAKFTTAGLKQNKANFDFLKELVEAGKIKAVIDRRYSLDQISEAHRYVDTGRKKGNVVITLGKPN comes from the coding sequence ATGAAAGCCGTTCTATGCACCCAATATGGTTCTCCGGACGTTCTTCAGCTTCAAGAGGTGGAGAAACCTACGGCCAAGGACAACGAAATACTGATCAGAATACATGCCGCGGTTGTGGGGCCGTCGGATTGCGCCTTTCGTAAGGCCGACACCTTCATGATAAGACTCGTATTCGGCCTTACGAAACCGAGAAACCCGCGGCAAGGCGTCGAATTCGCCGGCGAAGTAGAAGCGGTCGGCAGCGTTGTGAAGTTATTCAAGAAAGGCGACCGGGTATTCGGCATGAGTCCGAATCAATTCGGCGCGCATGCCGAATATATCTGTTTGCCCGAAGGGAAAACGGTAGCCATTCAACCGGCTAACGCAACCTATGAAGATGCCGCGGCCGTCTGTGACGGGGGATTAACCGCGTTGACGTTCCTTAGGGATCTTGCGAATGTACGGAGCGGGCAGCAGGTTCTGATCAATGGCGCCTCCGGTGCCGTGGGGGCTTACGCCGTACAGCTTGCGAAATATTATGGAGCCGAAGTTACCGGAGTATGCAGTACGGCGAACGTACAATTGGTGAAATCCCTTGGGGCTGACAAGGTCGTCGATTATACGAAAGAGGATTTCACCAGGATCGGTCAAGTTTACGACGTCATTTTCGACGCGGTCGGTAAAAGTTCGTTTTCCAGAAGTAAAGGATCGCTTAAGCCAAACGGAGTCTATCTCAACACGGTTCTAACGATGGGAATATTGCTTAGGATGTTGTGGACGACCGTGACCGGCGGCAAAAGAGCGAAATTTACGACGGCAGGCTTAAAACAGAACAAAGCCAATTTCGATTTTCTCAAAGAACTCGTCGAGGCCGGGAAAATCAAAGCGGTCATCGACCGGCGCTACTCGCTAGATCAGATATCCGAGGCGCATAGATACGTCGATACAGGGCGTAAAAAGGGCAACGTGGTCATCACTTTGGGGAAGCCAAACTAG